The following proteins are co-located in the Streptomyces sp. NBC_00435 genome:
- a CDS encoding DUF5998 family protein, giving the protein MAKSGTTTQGLRTAIERSGYYPALVAEAVEAAVGGEPISSYLVHQETTFDANEVRRHVTVLVLTGNRFIVSHTDEQAADAGSPSPYATTSTESVKLAGISSVVLSRVVANPESYTPGTLPREVVLTIGWGAVSRIDLEPAACGDQNCDADHGYTGNSTADDLSLRVSEAGDGPEAVRQTLLFAQALSEATAATSATPAR; this is encoded by the coding sequence ATGGCGAAATCCGGTACGACGACCCAGGGGCTGCGCACGGCGATCGAGCGCAGCGGCTACTACCCGGCCCTCGTGGCCGAGGCCGTGGAGGCCGCGGTGGGCGGCGAGCCGATCTCGTCGTACCTGGTCCACCAGGAGACGACCTTCGACGCCAACGAGGTGCGCCGGCACGTCACCGTGCTGGTCCTGACCGGCAACCGCTTCATCGTCAGCCACACAGACGAGCAGGCCGCCGACGCCGGCTCCCCGTCGCCGTACGCGACGACCTCCACCGAGTCGGTCAAGCTGGCCGGCATCTCCTCCGTGGTGCTCAGCCGCGTCGTCGCCAACCCGGAGTCCTACACCCCCGGCACCCTGCCCCGCGAGGTCGTCCTGACCATCGGCTGGGGCGCGGTCTCGCGCATCGACCTGGAGCCCGCCGCCTGCGGCGACCAGAACTGCGACGCCGACCACGGCTACACCGGCAACTCCACCGCCGACGACCTCAGCCTGCGCGTCAGCGAGGCCGGTGACGGCCCGGAGGCGGTCCGCCAGACCCTGCTCTTCGCCCAGGCACTCTCCGAAGCCACCGCGGCCACGTCCGCCACCCCCGCCCGCTGA